The following nucleotide sequence is from Hevea brasiliensis isolate MT/VB/25A 57/8 chromosome 7, ASM3005281v1, whole genome shotgun sequence.
ATTTCTTAATTAGGTTCATTTCCTTATTAATGTGCATGATTAATGCTTTTTTTAAATTCTCTTATCTGTTAAGCTTTAGAGAATAtgcctttttttttcttaatcaCAAAGACAAGCTAAATCTTTTTCCTATTTTTACAATTTAATTCAAACGTTTAAATCATGATATAATTGGTCTGGAATTCAAATTTtatccaaaattttcaaaattataaaaaattattataattttatacaaTTTTTTAACACATTCTTCTACTTTATTTTCTAGCTAATCCATTTTATCATTACCATCAACTACCTTAAAACTTCATTTTGACATCATATTCCATCAAAATTCCAATTGATCAAATTGGATAATTTTAGTCACACACTCTCTTTTCTCACCACTACTAAATCTCATGATGCTTAATTGTTATTAAAATGAAATTATGGAAGAGTTAGTAAATGTAGTAAAGTTGGATTTTCAATGGTGGCTATAAACAAGTCAAAAAATGAGTTCAAATTTGATTGAcgaaaattagttaaaattttaacgattttttaaaatttaactaattttattaagatttaaaCAGTATTAAATTGCCAAAATGCAAAAAGGTTCATTAAAAATTACTAATGATTAGTACTTAGTGATTAGTGGTAAAAATTGAAGGtcgaaattttcaattttcatcaaTGCAATTACTTATAATTTAGAATTATTAATCACTAACTttgaaaaattaattcaaaagtaGTGTTTATCAAATAATccaaaaaattaattcaaaagtaGTGTTTATCAAAGACTCCAAATCAATGATTAAAAGTGTAGAAACTAAAAGATAACTCTCAATCACTCAATCAAAACTGAATTATGTTATGTAATATGAATacatttaaaagaaaatattcacATGAAATTGGTGAAAGATGAAATTAATTAAGCAAAGATTTAATTTGATGTCTTCATTATTCATCACATATGAATTTCTCTTACTAATTAAtatctaataaattaatttatttttaaaaatggaCAATTATATTATGTACGTAGTGTAGTGTACGCATTGAAATCAAATTTATTCCAGTGAACTGCCAGCTATAttcagaaaaacaaaagaaaaaaaaaacccttaacACGAAAACATCTAGGTATGTGCTTTGCTCACCACATTCCAAATCTTATGACGTACTGTTAACAGTGTCCCAATTGTACACGTTTTGGCTGAGTAATATTCAACTTCAGGAttatggagtttttttttttttttttttttgtattaagCAGAGATTTATTGAATTAAGAAGTTTCAGGAAAACTTTAGCGTGGATATTACCCACTGAAATCAGGCCGATAGGCCACCTGATACACCCAACCTACGTAATTACAAATTTACAAGTGAAAACCTGGGAGGAAAGAACAGAACCATACAACCAAGACAGCAATAAAATTGCAGAAAAAGACAGCAGATACATGATAAAAAATTAGACAAAAATACGTTATGAAAAGGTAACAAAACACAGATGCAAACTCCCTATCTATGTAGGATTACGGAGTTTCGAAATAATTCTTCAGGAAAAGGGGTTGTTAAGTTTCATACTTGATCTTTCAACTCCTTGAATATGTAAACACTGGATCATTTTTATCATTGATGagcaaatgaatgaaatgaaagctTATAGTCAAGAAATCCTTTGGCTTTCAATCTTGTAatgattaattaatattttatgctCAAATGATAATGGAAGAAAATGCACATAAAACCTAGATTTATTTAGATTATGGCAAGAATCAAAGATCTTCAATTATCCCAAGTTGCAGGATAAGAATATATTTGGAGACAACCTTAGTAGTTAACAGTTGTTGAGTCTTATGACCAGATGTGGGAAAGAAGATAAATTAGAGATGTACAACTCTTGCTTAATTAAGGAGGCAGAGTCAAAGAAATGAACGAGAAACAAGGAAATTACAATGACTCTATAGGAAAGAATGTTAGTCAAATCCGCGTTGTTAAAGGAAATATATGTGGCTGAGCTcacatattaattttaattttaattttacactTCATTTCAAACTTCTCTATCTGCTTCCTTTAGTTGTGTAGAATCTTACATCCTCAGGTTTAGTTTTATAATATATGCATTTCTTAATTTGTTTCTTTTGTAAaccaaaaaaataattatttcttcaaTCTTTAATTACTTGCAGAAACAAACAAAATtttgcaagaaaagaaaagctgatcgagaaagaaagaaagaaagaaagaaggagatATAGATAGAGCTGCTCATGTAAAGgaaatattattttttactaATTATATTACATAATCTCTATTTATATGTagtaattaataagataataaaacaattaacagtctcatggtttatgcttctgCGTGTAGATGTAATCTATATGAGCAGCAAGTGTCCTTCTCATCAAGCACTGTTCTTCTCCAGCTCCTTCACAGCTTTCTTCTACCACCTCTGCCTCATCAACATCCTATATACATATATAAGccaagaaaaataattaaaaaaaacccAAATATCAAAACCATTTTTACAATCAGAtcgtacagaaacaagttaagttCAACCAACCTGTTGTTGGTCCTTGGCCAAGGAGCCAATAGAAAAGCCTGGCTCGTGGCGGGCGGAGTAGGTTAGCGGCGCGGTGGAGCTGAGGATAAGGGTTACCAGGATAAACAGGGTGGCAACCTTAAGCTTaaccatttttcttttttctctttttaagttTCCTGTAAGAGAGAAGGCAAGAAGGATATTGATAAGATAATTGAGAACTTGAGAGACAAAAGGATAGTGTGTATTTATAGAGCGGAGTAAACTAATGGTGCATGTGAACTCAAGAAGCTGGGATGGATTTCAACTATAGCAGCTCATTAATCAGCACATATATAACAAGTTAACAATATATatgtaaaatgaaaaattaaccaaatatatatttaaaaaagattATTCCAGAAAAGAAAAGGTAGAATTGAAGATAGACCACAGGAATAAATGCCCAAAAAGAGGGTTTGAAAATCATGGGTCGGGGGTGGTATCGCCACAGATTTGTTTTGCTTTTGCATGTTCCTTCAATTCttatggaatgacttcctcaactTGGCTTTCTCATTTGTGTGCCTCTTGGCTCTTTGCCATGAGAAAAACAAATGGGTATAGATTCGtttattgatttttaattgaGGGTgtgattatataaatatataaccaTGATATTAGAATTATCTCCAATGTTGTGAATAACTTATAAGTAAAGTGAATTGTTGCAATCTCaagcaaaataatattacaaattttataggtAGAAAAATAGGATGATCATTCTGTTTTAGTTTATTGGgtcaaaaaattaataaaatcaaagtaattaattaattagttttaatattCAAATTGAATTCAACCCAATCGAAATAATTTCAATTCAATCTATTTATTCGGTTTAGACTTTTTATTGAGCATTTAATTTTCATCCAAAAATAAATGAATATTTTAGACTGAAGTTCTAAGTTTGAATAAAAACATATctcaaaatatataaaaaaaaattataacaatacattaaaattaatatatctaTTAAATATAATTGGATTTATATGGTTATCTTGTATtttgaagataaaaaaaaaaaataaatcagacagaattaattaaaatttatttaaaataatttaatatatttaagaaCAAATTAAAAAATGTTGACCTACACATAGTGGAATTTTCTTTCAATTTGGGAGGGCACcatacccatctctctcattgacAATGGAAACTAAAGAAAAACAAGCACAAATATTGATATATGATCATCCATCTAACAAAAAACAGAAGGTTTCAAAATTGTACTTAGTTTTTGGTTGTTTAATGCTGAAATTGACGAGTTAAAGACTTGAAAACTCCATTTTAACAACACCTTTAATTCTCAACACTctaataattcatttatatagaataatttttcttatttaaaccTGATTGATTGTAAAGTCAagatgtaaatatataaaatttatgtatttaataaataatttttaatatatatttatattttaaattcacagtCATCAAAATCTAGATAAAAATCTATATGCAAATGTTTCTGGATACAATAATGTTGTTCTGAAAGGAAATTAATTCATCTCTTCCTTAATTTCTAGTACTGCTGATGAAGCGCATGATTAGGTCACCATGAcatcttattttttatttttcacaaaaataaattaattttgagaataattttatttgaagagaaaaaaaaaatgtcactATTGAGAAGGTGGTCTGAAATTCAGACTATGAATTGTGAACCATATATAACAGTTGTGTTAGTGGACTTCAAATAGATCATTACCTGTTTTATTTTCCACCGTTCACAAATCACTCCCAAATTATAGCCACTAATCACACTTTGTGTTTAATTAGACTAATCATTAATATCATATAGACTGAACTACATtgttcttgaaaaaataaaaatttaattaagtaattttgagcttgaaaaatattatatctttgtttaaaaattaaaattttataaaaattcaatgtGATTGATTTCTTTTTATCAATTCTTATGTTTAGAATTTATAAGtaaaagaatttaattctttttaacttaaaatttttattttaaaagaaataaaaatcaaactaaaaataATCTCTTTAtttgaaatctaaaattttatgagaatttaatttaatttttttaattaattttcatattttaaatgaaaaaaaattcaactatctATATTTAGTTTTCATTTATGTTTTAAatgcattaaaaataattaattatataaaattcgtAACCACATAATGTTGATACTAAATTCATTCAACATTTTATTAATgttttaaatattttacataatttttaatatgttatataattttttagtatTATATAATATCAATATTTATTAATTCTTTAAATATTGCTATTGTCCGgttaaatttatcattaattaagggTTGAAATCCACATTTTCTATGTTCAAGTTAGTAGGATGACAATGGAAAATAcattcaattaaattttgatttcttcataatttttctttgtatatgtttttatatgttttttaaattatgatctcattttataattatttaaatttttatagaaataaaGCTACATTAAAAGGtaaaattcatatataaaatagaattattataaattatatatatattgtatgcTTAATTCCTTACCTTTCTTTAAAAAATCTCattttaaaaacatttttttaCTGTATTCCTCCAATATTCGATCCAATTTCTTAAATTAGGTGAAGTTTTATTCaatgaatgaaaattgatttaagaGTTTATGTTATTGTTAACGTGACTGATGTATTTcacttataataaataaaatttttgataCAGCAACTCATGTTCTTAATAGCATActcttttcaaatcaatttttatttttaaaataaaattatatttaatttgaaaaCTAAGAataaattcttgaaattaaaaatattaaagtaaAACACAATTACTTTGTAATTAGGCCTTTATATAGTGCACAATTTCACATCATTAACTGTGAGCAGATAGAGTAGGAGGAGGATACAGTTTACCTAATCTTTACTtttgtataaaaaaaaatcaatactaATTAAATATTGAAGAATATATAATTCTTGATTATCTAATATGAGATTCATTTTGATTACTAGCTAGTTAatttgtctatatatatatatatatatatatatatatatatatatatatatatatatatattccttttttttttttatatagaccATTAATCAATCTTTAACTCCAGTATCATGTATGAGCATAGTATTCTAGAAATTAATCAACCCACCAAGCGATGTGCTAAAAAGGCATATTATGAAACTTCTATGTCTGTTCACTGAACTGAAATGTGAGGTTTTAATTTGCAATGGCTTAAAGAAAATAGGATGCATCTCTAGCATCAGCAACtgctttttataaaaataatgacATATGATTTTAAGACTTTCCAAATTAAACATGCTTTGAGTAAAGCAACGAAGGATGGGTGAACTACTAAAAAACTGTAGAACTGGTAACAGGATGACCTATGAAAAGTTGTTggcatattttaatatatataaaaaagaaagaaaagaaaagacaaaggaTAACTCAATATCACGTAATTAATAAGACGGATGCAAAACAAACAATTCCAAGTAATTTGTAGCCAACAAACATGAGTTCACCAAGTCTTAATCACAAAAGCCGCACTGTTTTCCTTGTGAACACCAGTGTTTTACTTGCGCAAGTTGGTCCTTTTAAGATTATTCAAAGATAACACTATACTTGTCAACGTAATTTTTCACATTTATAATTGATAAGAATTTGAGGAACTTCCCTATCATTAATAAGAATTTGAATCCACGATCACTACAAGAAAAAATgagatttgaaaccgaatattcggtttcaaatcagTGAAAATCAGTTTCTAAATACATTTAGAAACCAATTTGAAACCGAATTATTCAGTTTTAAATCCGCAAGtttctaaataaatttgaaaCGGAAAATGACATCTGTTTCAAATTCTGAAGCTGTTTTCAAACTACTATTccgttttaaatttagaaaccacaTATATTTGGTTTCAAAATCCGTTTCAATTTAAAAACTGATATTTTGGTTTCAATTTTTTTGAAATAGAAATTCCGTtttaaatcggtttctaaattctgAAACCGATCCCTAGATTAGAAATGAAAAAATTCTTTTCTAATCCGTTTCAAATTACtagtagaaaatttttattttttttatttaatatattatttcctgtattgaagcatataatataatattaattttaaatgctcaACATCAGAATATTTACAATATCAGGCTGTTAAATATCAAATATCagtcaatattatatataaatatgacagtgaagggttatgacaataatgtactgtatggaaaaataaaatatcataataacaaaAAACAAGCTACTTGTCATCAACAAGATCATCACTCATCACCACTATCAGCCTCTCTACCGTCATCTTGATGAGTCGATCCGAGTTGGGGTCAGAATCGCGTACTCGCATCATTTGTGCCATCATGTTTTGCATCATTTGTTGCATGCGCTCCTCTAGTGTCTGCTCACGTTGTCTGTATCTCTCCTCTAGCATCAACTCACATTGTCGGtctctctcctccattgcaaCCAAACTATCCTTAAGCGTTGCAACAGTCTGATGCAATTGTTGAATCTCTTCCTCCATTGCCTCCGACTGAGCGCAATAGGATGCAGTAGAAGATGATCCATGTGATGAGCTAGGGTAAAAAATTGATGCTTGAGATCCAATGCCATAAACCATGTTCTTCTTCTCCCCCCCCAACAACTTGATAATATAGTGCGACCTCATCTACAGTAGGAGGGTCATTGCACCCCTCTTGTGGTTGAGACGATTGCTCCTTAAGCACTAAAAAAGCATCCTGCATAAGTTAATacacatattttaaatttatttttcttggtAATTGAATAAACAAACTCACTTATTCATTTTTTTCGTATAATCGAAAGACATAAAATACTTGTTCACTTACCTTAATTGATTGCGCTCGTGAATCAACCATATCAGAGGTGCCTTTCCTAGTGTGGGTCTTATGGAAAAGTTCATAAGGAAAGGTCTTCGGCCAAGCTGGGCTTCCTGAAAAGATATAATGATTTTAGTGATGTTTATAATAATGTTCAATTATTTGCTACTACTATGTAGATAGACAATAACAAAACCAGTAAACATGAAATCATTACCATTCTATCTGCATGAGTAGCATGTGAAACTGAACCCCCTGTGTGTCTAGAGATGCCTGCCCCAACTCCCCCTATCTCACTACAGCGGTTAGCAGTGAACTGATGGCTCTTGGCTTTAAACTCTGAGCTACTCCATGCCTCCTTCCATTTTTGCATTGTACTATTAGGCACGATGACCTTGGATTTTCCTTTCCTGACATTGCACATTAGCCCCTTATAGCACTCTGCAGCCTTACGCCTCCAAGCTTCCTTTACTAGTGGAGTCACCTCTTGCCAATCAAAGTATTTCTgttataaaacaaataaaaattaagacagttgtattagtatgataatattttagaaaaaaattgaCAGCATTTCCTCTTAATTTTGGACAATCCAGCCTATTTATTAGGTATTAAttgcacctgttaaaaacacttcatatATTCTCAACAACAAATAACATCCACCCCAACTACAACAACTCACAACAATATATATTTTCAACATCCTCAACACACAAGCTGTACATAGAACATTTAAGCATTAATATACTTCAATTGTGTTCTTTTacattaattcacaaattctcatcACTTAAATGATATTTGTTCGTAACATTCTTTTTTGAGGTTTCATAAACTATGCAAATTAGTTATCTGAtagttaattatatttaaatatttattttataacctGAAATTCATCCCAATAAAACTCTTTTGTTTCAGGCGTGATAGTTTTCCAACAAAGGTTCTCCGGGTCCATCCTCTCCTTGAAGATATTCTTCATCTTCTTAGCACATTCCTCAGATGGATGTAACCTGTACAAAAGAAAGACAGCAAATATATTGAttttatgtaaatgtagaaacatGGTACTTCAATTGCCAATGATATGTAATACCAAATCATAgataaagttaattaatttttaatacttacGTGCCATTAATGAGCTTTATTCGTTTCTTTCTTCCAAATGTAGTGAGTGATAGGCCATCCATTGATGATATTGGTGCTGCCCCAACTGAATGACCTTCATGACCAGAGGTTGATCCAATTGCAGGCTCAGAAGATGGGGTAATAGGTGGTggcggtggaggtggaggtgttcATTGCTGTGTTGAAGCGAGAGACCCTCCGGATCCGTGTCGACTCCAATGGATCGTGAAGGAACCCGAGGCTGACCTGTGTAGATTATTCTAGTTGATCATTGGGCTCATCCCCGCATGTAATCGCCTTGACCGTGAATGACCCAACAAACCTCCCCTCAGAATCGTGCCTCTCATCCCGCATAAATAATTGTATTAATTAGTTAGCTTCATTCAACTTATGATACATAATACGCATTTAAATTTTCAATAGTTAGAATTTATACTTCAAGTttagaaatataaattcattaagaGAAATACCTAATTCTAATTAGTATCACTATCATATACATCATCGCATTCCTCATCGCTTTCTGAGTCCAACTCAagctcttcttcatcttcaacatccTCTTCATTAATTTCAACTAGTACACCATTTTGATCATTCAAATATTGTTGttgatcatcatcatcatcaattgGAATCAAAGGGacttccatttcatcttcttgaaATGGTTCTTCCCATGCAGGGGGGGTTGTCACATTCACTTGCTCAGGAAGATCAATAACAGATCTCGCTTTGATTTTGAACACGGCCCACCAATCATCCTTGTCACGCTTTAAGCTTGGATACATGGAATAATTCACCTGAGCAGCTTGGATAGCAAGAACAAATGGTTCATACCTATTgaaggatctttt
It contains:
- the LOC110666487 gene encoding phytosulfokines 3, coding for MVKLKVATLFILVTLILSSTAPLTYSARHEPGFSIGSLAKDQQQDVDEAEVVEESCEGAGEEQCLMRRTLAAHIDYIYTQKHKP